The Argopecten irradians isolate NY chromosome 6, Ai_NY, whole genome shotgun sequence genome has a window encoding:
- the LOC138325522 gene encoding kinase D-interacting substrate of 220 kDa-like has protein sequence MRAKRFGKAKPITQLTDIIKLEYFQQVRFFIDLGIEMEKTDENGRTPIMLCPLMEPEVWGTGIARLLIEKGASLENCDKYGMTVLHLACIYTRVELARVFLNAIDFDLLEQDKWGNTALHYAVRSGNLNLVKVITQAQWKYKFAFDKKNRDGYTALDEAYRLKMRKIAETIEAAENQTQEDADNESLSQIPSLNIRLSRDCLNSRTLSDFGSISRRSFRTRPKTAFLMARRDSASSSSSASSLYGHDRTVVSYRNFVRRELEPNERDEKMILRCAPLSDFRNNPEYLFHLVVPGVLPVSEGMKSGRPRSAYDSKLSSSNGRDGPYFSWRVEFKRLYRHYEYQCTPSYRDGIKIAPADLSYLDAPLTPAPSEDPNEDEKGKRSKRSTSSITKQNTAETGRQRKQSQQQQQGHSQQQAQQQKQQEQSKRRTSTVQSGKQSSSSMDGSMGSSSESISSGTSTKKEAARMTNGTTSGGDSHGRQSRVAHYT, from the coding sequence ATGAGGGCTAAACGATTCGGAAAGGCTAAGCCTATAACACAGCTAACGGACATAATCAAACTGGAGTATTTCCAGCAAGTCCGTTTCTTTATTGACCTTGGCATCGAAATGGAAAAGACAGATGAAAATGGCCGCACACCCATCATGTTATGTCCTTTGATGGAACCGGAAGTATGGGGCACCGGCATAGCTCGTTTGCTCATTGAAAAGGGCGCCAGTTTAGAAAACTGTGACAAGTATGGAATGACAGTGCTGCATCTTGCTTGTATATACACACGTGTAGAACTCGCGAGAGTGTTCCTTAATGCAATAGATTTTGACTTACTAGAACAAGACAAATGGGGTAATACAGCACTCCATTATGCTGTTCGCAGTGGGAATTTGAATCTCGTCAAAGTCATAACCCAGGCTCAATGGAAATACAAGTTTGCGTTCGACAAGAAAAATCGCGACGGATACACAGCTCTTGACGAAGCCTACAGgttgaaaatgagaaaaatcGCAGAAACAATTGAGGCTGCTGAAAACCAAACACAAGAAGACGCCGACAATGAGTCGTTGTCACAAATACCCTCTTTGAATATCAGACTTTCACGAGATTGTCTCAATTCTCGAACTCTTTCGGATTTTGGGTCTATATCTAGGCGTTCTTTCCGAACGCGTCCAAAGACAGCGTTCCTTATGGCACGTAGAGACTCGGCATCAAGTAGCAGCAGTGCTTCAAGTCTTTACGGCCATGATCGAACGGTAGTCAGCTACCGGAACTTTGTCAGACGCGAACTGGAACCCAACGAGAGAGACGAAAAGATGATTCTTCGCTGTGCTCCACTATCCGATTTCCGAAATAATCCGGAATATCTTTTCCATCTTGTTGTCCCTGGCGTGCTTCCAGTCAGCGAGGGCATGAAATCCGGACGCCCAAGATCAGCATATGATTCAAAGCTTAGTTCCTCCAATGGACGAGACGGCCCCTACTTCAGTTGGAGGGTTGAATTCAAACGGCTGTATCGCCATTACGAATACCAATGTACACCATCCTACCGGGATGGGATAAAGATAGCTCCGGCCGATCTTTCTTATCTTGATGCACCGCTAACACCAGCCCCATCCGAGGACCCAAACGAGGACGAGAAAGGCAAAAGGAGCAAACGATCAACAAGTTCCATAACCAAACAAAACACAGCAGAAACAGGAAGGCAGCGAAAGCAATCACAGCAGCAGCAACAGGGTCATAGCCAACAACAGGCGCAGCAACAGAAACAACAGGAACAGTCAAAACGCAGAACATCCACAGTACAATCGGGGAAACAGTCATCCTCATCCATGGACGGCTCGATGGGATCTAGTAGTGAATCCATTAGTAGTGGAACGTCAACGAAAAAGGAGGCAGCCCGAATGACAAATGGAACTACTTCCGGTGGCGACTCGCACGGCAGACAGAGCCGAGTTGCGCATTATACCTAG